The genome window TCGAGAAGTTTCTGGAATTGGAGAGAAAAATATTATTTCACGATTGAATAAGTACAAAGCTTCATATAACAAAAAAACAACAAGCGATTCTAATCTAGATAATCCAGATTATGATTTTACTATTAGAATATCGCTTCCGCTTAGCAGTGATTTATATATTAAGGAATCGGTCAATAGTCAGTAATCCATATGAATATTGGAATCGTCGAAAACGAAATATTATTTGCTGAGTATCTCATAGAAGAAATCATAAAATGCAATGATAGTCATAAAATAAAAACTTGGAAATCTGCTGAATCTTTCTGGAGAGATCCAACCAAGGAAGAAATCGATATCCTGCTCGTTGACATCGGACTGCCTGGCATGGATGGAATAGAGCTTTTGAAACTCTACCATGAAAAAGAAGGACGAAAAAGCATTGTCATATCATCGATGCAAGGTGATGATACAATTTTTGGCGCAATCAGATTGGGAACTTCGGGTTACATTCTAAAATCAGAACTATCTTCTTTATGTGAGACACTCGATACAGTGGCAAATGGTGGCGCAACAATTTCTCCATCCATTGCTGCTCGTGTTCTTCATCAATTTAGAAATCCGATTCAAAATGAATCCACCGAGAATTCCGAAAAATTGATTGAACCTGTTAGTGTTGAAACCCTTTCGAAACGAGAGAAACAAATTCTTGAAGAAATCATCAATGGTCTTTCTGCGATCAAAATTGCAGAACTTTTTGGAACAACCGATGGGACAGTCCGTCAGCAGATAAAGAATATATACAAAAAATTGCAGGTCAATTCACGAGTTGAGCTTATGAGAAAAGCCCGTGACCTTGGAATGTTTTAGTTGAATCCTCTAGATTGCAATTTACTTTAAAGAATCTATATTTCAATAATCAAATGTTTTTTATTCTGAGTTGATCG of Leptospira sp. GIMC2001 contains these proteins:
- a CDS encoding response regulator transcription factor, whose protein sequence is MNIGIVENEILFAEYLIEEIIKCNDSHKIKTWKSAESFWRDPTKEEIDILLVDIGLPGMDGIELLKLYHEKEGRKSIVISSMQGDDTIFGAIRLGTSGYILKSELSSLCETLDTVANGGATISPSIAARVLHQFRNPIQNESTENSEKLIEPVSVETLSKREKQILEEIINGLSAIKIAELFGTTDGTVRQQIKNIYKKLQVNSRVELMRKARDLGMF